A genomic region of Denticeps clupeoides chromosome 9, fDenClu1.1, whole genome shotgun sequence contains the following coding sequences:
- the snx10a gene encoding sorting nexin-10A, with the protein MEESVDSGMTNEFISVWVQDPHVHRDDFWHTHVDYQICLHTNSMCFWRKRSCVRRRYSEFVWLRHKLQENALLMDLPKLPPGTPFFSSRNSSHVAERMKGLQQFLEAVLQRTLFLSDSRLHLFLQSELSVGRMEACSQGLTRYTIAQAILSSAHNVSHPPYGPETRDDDDDNSSSNSDCDSDCESTNSSGLGQSVEPTTPPEEGTCHSDSSAHDCSGRSL; encoded by the exons aTGGAGGAGAGTGTGGACAGCGGAATGACAAAT GAGTTCATCAGCGTTTGGGTTCAGGATCCGCATGTCCACAGAGACGATTTCTGGCACACGCACGTCGACTACCAGATCTGCCTGCAT ACCAACAGCATGTGCTTCTGGAGGAAACGGTCGTGTGTGCGGCGACGGTACAGCGAGTTTGTTTGGCTGAGGCATAAACTGCAGGAGAATGCGCTGCTCAT GGACCTGCCCAAACTCCCTCCAGGAACCCCGTTCTTCAGCTCCAGGAACAGCTCTCACGTGGCTGAGAGGATGAAGGGGCTGCAGCAGTTTCTGGAGGC GGTGCTCCAGAGGACACTGTTCCTGTCTGACAGTCGTCTGCACTTGTTCCTGCAGTCGGAGCTGAGCGTGGGCCGAATGGAGGCGTGCAGTCAGGGCCTGACGCGCTACACCATCGCACAGGCCATCTTGAGCTCCGCCCACAATGTGTCACACCCACCCTACGGGCCAGAGACACGTGACGACGACGatgacaacagcagcagcaacagtgACTGTGACTCTGATTGTGAGAG CACAAACTCTTCTGGACTGGGTCAGAGTGTGGAGCCGACCACACCCCCTGAAGAAGGGACCTGCCACAGTGACAGCTCCGCCCATGACTGCTCTGGCAGAAGTCTATAA
- the cbx3a gene encoding chromobox protein homolog 3a codes for MGKKQLTKSKKEVSEPEEFVVEKVIDQRVVNGKVEFFLKWKGFTDADNTWEPEENLDCPELISAFLDSQKGVVEKPESNKRKPSTEEPESEENKAKKKKEANEKPRGFARNLEPERIIGATDSSGELMFLMKWKDSDEADLVPAREANTRCPQVVISFYEERLTWHSCPEDEQQ; via the exons ATGGGCAAGAAGCAGCTGACCAAATCCAAGAAGGAGGTGTCTGAGCCGGAGGAGTTTGTGGTGGAGAAGGTGATTGACCAGCGCGTGGTCAACGGGAAGGTGGAGTTTTTCCTCAAGTGGAAGGGCTTCACAGA CGCTGACAACACATGGGAACCAGAGGAGAACCTGGACTGTCCAGAGCTCATCAGCGCGTTCCTGGACTCGCAGAAGGGGGTGGTGGAGAAGCCCGAGTCCAACAAGAGGAAGCCCTCCACAGAGGAGCCGGAGAGCGAGGAGAACAAagccaagaagaagaaggaggcg AATGAGAAGCCACGGGGATTTGCACGGAACCTGGAACCCGAGAGGATCATTGGCGCTACGGACAGCAGTGGGGAGCTCATGTTCCTCATGAAGTG GAAGGACTCGGACGAAGCAGATCTGGTTCCGGCACGTGAAGCGAACACGCGCTGCCCTCAGGTGGTCATCTCCTTCTACGAGGAACGTCTCACCTGGCATTCCTGTCCCGAGGATGAGCAGCAGTAG
- the nfe2l3 gene encoding nuclear factor erythroid 2-related factor 3: MQQVKKYLTEGLIQAAILLSLLGPPPVPGPHAKCPELHRQLALRDVRALAAPARRRFPTRLDAWLVHLVRGDEAREPPQDAPVEAGGHVTAASDEDLSVVKQEEDEEEISAAPLHQETHTSAVGHESLFSSGTDLQQRWQDFLSLPEFDDLERLADLGVADLSAAISHNVSLQEAMVTRARWSSGQPGPSLLRLESSNSSLPDAPSGDGGELPPPPFPLVNNASGNGGAPAGGGGYLDEAVFEQIGLLGLEGLDVIGCELLGEVGLAAGSALLLDDPDSDSGLSVESSRSSASPCISSSSGSLLEYEGGATGYSSEVESLPPKGVAYAERVYHDHAYCAQPLPASIKQEVESEEEEEEELSRDGQRVRALGLPYSALQIVNMPMEHFLELLEGRGLSGPEAGLLRDVRRRGKNKLAAQNCRKRKLEAIAGLQLEVEGLAARREHLLRERNHVGRALALAKRQVQALSHEVLLGLRDERGRPLTPNRHALHCTADGRVVVRRRGGSDAGKNNNKRKKEKKP, translated from the exons ATGCAGCAGGTGAAGAAGTATCTGACGGAGGGTCTGATCCAGGCCGCCATCCTGCTCAGCCTGCTGGGGCCGCCGCCCGTCCCGGGCCCGCACGCCAAGTGCCCCGAGCTGCACCGGCAGCTGGCGCTGCGCGACGTGCGCGCGCTCGCCGCGCCCGCCCGCCGCCGCTTCCCCACGCGCCTCGACGCGTGGCTCGTGCACCTGGTCCGCGGCGACGAGGCCCGCGAGCCCCCGCAGGACGCGCCGGTAGAAGCAGGCGGCCACGTGACAGCGGCGAGCGACGAG GATCTCAGCGTAGTGAAacaggaggaagacgaggaggagaTCAGCGCCGCTCCGCTCCACCAGGAAACGCACACGTCTGCAGTGGGACatgag agtttGTTCAGCAGTGGGACAGATCTCCAGCAGCGCTGGCAGGACTTCCTCTCCCTGCCTGAGTTCGAT GATCTTGAGCGGCTGGCGGACCTGGGCGTGGCCGATTTATCCGCTGCCATCAGCCACAATGTCAGTTTACAGGAGGCCATGGTAACCAGGGCCAGGTGGTCCTCAGGACAGCCAGGTCCTTCGCTGTTACGTCTGGAGTCCAGTAACTCCTCCCTCCCTGACGCGCCCTCTGGGGATGGTGGAGAGTTGCCCCCGCCCCCTTTCCCTCTGGTGAACAACGCCTCTGGGAACGGCGGCGCTCCTGCAGGAGGGGGCGGGTATCTGGACGAAGCCGTGTTTGAGCAGATTGGTCTGCTGGGATTGGAAGGGCTGGACGTGATTGGCTGTGAGCTCCTGGGAGAGGTGGGGTTGGCAGCAGGCTCTGCGCTGCTATTGGACGATCCTGACTCAGACTCTGGTTTATCGGTTGAAAGCTCCAGGAGCTCCGCCTCTCCCTGCATCTCATCATCGTCCGGTTCGCTGTTGGAGTATGAGGGTGGAGCCACTGGCTACAGTAGCGAGGTGGAGTCTCTTCCCCCAAAAGGTGTGGCTTATGCAGAGAGGGTTTATCATGACCACGCCTACTGTGCCCAGCCCCTCCCGGCCAGCATCAAACAGGAAGTAgagagtgaggaggaggaagaggaggagcttaGCCGTGATGGGCAGCGCGTGCGTGCGCTTGGTTTGCCCTACTCAGCCCTACAGATTGTCAACATGCCCATGGAGCACTTCCTGGAGCTGttggaggggcggggcctgtcaGGGCCGGAGGCGGGGCTGCTGCGAGACGTGAGGAGGCGGGGTAAAAACAAGCTGGCGGCGCAGAACTGCCGGAAGCGGAAGCTGGAGGCCATCGCCGGACTGCAGTTGGAGGTGGAGGGTCTGGCGGCGCGTCGGGAACACCTCCTCCGCGAGAGGAACCACGTCGGCCGCGCACTCGCGCTCGCCAAGCGCCAGGTGCAGGCGCTGTCGCATGAAGTGCTGCTGGGCCTGCGCGACGAGCGCggccgacctctgacccccaacAGGCACGCCCTGCACTGCACCGCCGACGGACGGGTGGTGGtgcggcggcgcggcggcagTGATGCgggaaaaaataacaacaagaggaagaaggagaagaaaccGTGA